The following DNA comes from Paraburkholderia phytofirmans PsJN.
ATCGGCGCGTATAAGGAGCGCTTGCGCAAGGTGCTGCACGACGCCAGCAATTTCGATCTGCGATGGCAGACCGGCTGGCGCCGCGGCGAGAAGGACGGCATTCAGATGAACGCCCTGCGGTTGAACGATCCGCAGGAATTCGCGGCGCGAACGAAGGCTGACTGCGAGCGGCTCAAGTGGATGGCGCAGAACGCCGTGCGGGTTCGTCCGCAGAAGTGAAACGGTTAACTGGCGCTTGCGGAGAAATGCAGAGACGTTGCGCGGCATCGTGAGCTGGACAGTGCACGGACAAGGATAGCGGACAGTCTGCCGTGCCACATAAATCCAGCATCGGTTGGCAAGAACAGATGTGCCCCTGGGAAGGGGCACGGAAGAATCGCTTGCAGATCGGGCGGATTACGGAACCGGCGGGAAGTGCCGCTTGCCGGTGTGCATCCGCAAGCGCCGGAAGCGCTCTTTCTTGTGCTCTTCGTCGAAGTGCGCAAGAGACGGTTTGATCAGATCGCTGCGCGACACGATGCCGATCAGTTGCAACGTGGTGGAATCCGCAACCACGGGCAAACGTTCGAGACCGTGCACCGCAAGCCGCGTGGCGACGAGGCGGCAGGTTTCACCGGGCAGCGCGAAAGTGGGCGAACGGTGCCGCAATATATCGGCGAGTCGCGAGTCGAGCGTATTGTGCGTCTCGTCGTCGCGGATTGCCTCCAGCACCGCGCGATCGACGACGCCCACCAGCGCGCCTTGGCGCACCACCGGATAAGCGCGATGTGTCTGCGTCGCGCCGAAGTACGTTGCCAGCGCTTCTGCCACGGACATGTCGCCATCGATCGTCTTGACCGTGCGCGACATCACCTCGTCGACATGGTGCCGTTCGAGTGGATCGACACCGTATTCCCGGTAGATGTGATACCCGCGCCGGGCGATTTTCTCGGTCATGATGGAACGCTTCATGACGACCGTTGCGAACCCGTGCGCGATCAGTGTCGCGGCCAGCAGCGGCAGCAGGGCGTTGCTGTCGTGCGTCAGACCGAAGGCGAACACGATGGCGGTCAACGGCGCGCCCAACGTGGCGCCGAGCGTGGCCGCCATGCAGACGAGCGGCCACAGTGCGGGTTCGCCGCCGGGCAGCACGTGCCCGAGCAGGACGCCGAGTCCGGCGCCCAACATGAGCAACGGAGCGAGCACGCCACCCGAGGTGCCCGAGCCGAGCGCGACGACCCAGATGACAGCCTTTACGATGAGGATTGCCAGCGCGATCTGGATGGCAATGTGCTGATGCAACAGATCGCCGATCACGTCGTAACCGACGCCCAGCGCACGCGGCTCAAGAAAGCCGCCAATGCCGACGACGAGTCCGCCGAGCGCGGGCCACCACATCCAGTGAATCGGCAGCTTGCCGAACAGGTCCTCGACTTTATAAAGCGCGGCCGACAAGCCCGAGGCAAGCGCGCCGGACAGCAAGCCGGCGACGACGCAGGACAGCAGCGACAGCGCGCCGGGCGGCGCGGTTTCGAGCGGAAACAGCGGGCCCGTGCCGAAGAATGCCGCGCGCGCAAAACCCGCGACGGCGCATGCCAGCGCGACCGGCAGGAAACTGCGCGGACGCCATTCGAACAGCAGCAGTTCGACTGCCAGCAGCACGGCCGCCACGGGCGTGCCGAAGACCGCCGTCATGCCCGCCGCCGCGCCGGCCACCAGCAGCGTCTTGCGTTCCGCGGCGGTGACCTTCACGCACTGAGCGATCAGCGAGCCCAGTGCGCCGCCCGTCATGATGATCGGGCCTTCCGCGCCGAACGGCCCACCGCTGCCGATCACGATGCCGGACGACAACGGTTTGAGAATCGCCACCTTCGGCGACATGCGGCTCTTGCCGAACAGAATGGCTTCAATCGCTTCGGGAATGCCGTGACCGCGAATCTTCTCCGAACCGTAGCGCGCCATCAGACCGACGATCAGGCCGCCGATCACAGGGATGACCACTACCCAGACACCCAACGTATTGACGGCAGGCGAGCGGTCCGCAAACGAAAACTGCTGGAAGAAAAACAGATTGGTGAACAGATGAATCAGGCTCAGCAGCACGAACGCCGCGAGCGTGCTGAGCGCGCCGATTCCGGCGGCGAGTGCGGAAATGCCGGGAAGCCGCGCGTTGACGGAAAAATCGCGCTTATGGGTATCGAAACTCATGGCGACTCAAATATCGATCTGGGGCACGTTAAACGCGCCTTTGAGCGATTTCAGCTCGGCGCGATGCATCTCGGCGAGACGGGCGAGCACCTGCTCACCGGCCTTCAGCAGATGAACCTCGACCTGGCGGCGATCCGTCTCGCTGACTTTCCTGCGGACCAGATCGAGCGCCTCGCAGCGGGACACCAGCGCGACTACGCCGTGATGCTGCGCCTGCAGCCGTTCCGCAAGCTCGCCGACGGTCGCCCAATCGCGCTCCGGATAACCCTTGATATGCAGAAGCAGCAGATACTGCAACGGCGTGATGCCCTCGCCCTGAGCGGCCTGCTCGGAAAAACGCTCGAAGCGCCGCATCTGATAACGAAACTCTGACAGTTGCTCGAAGTTCGCCTTGGTCAAGCCGCGCGTGAGTGTTTTCATTGGCGTGCCGTGGAGGAAGGGGTAAAGCGCGGATTATATCATGACGTGATATGTATGTCCGTGCTTGATCCCGGTGTGAACGACGAAGGCTATGCCGCGGTTCGCTGCCTGGCGTAAGCCTGGCGATACAGTCCCGCGATGAGATCGGCCTGCGTGATCATGCCGGCAAGCCGCTGTTGCGAGTCCAGAACCGGGATGTGGTGGTGCCCGTAGTTCGCAAACACCGGCACCAATTCGACGATCGGGGTGGTTCCTTCGACGGTCTGAACGTCCACGTTCATGAGTGCGCCAACGAGCGGCGCCGGAGTGACGCTGCGCCTGAACCAGCGTTTCATGGGAGAGGTTTGGCCGGGCGCTTTGCCGAATGCCCGTTTGTCCACAAGGTCGGCACGGGTCACGATGCCGATCACATGCTGCTTCTCGTCGGTGACCGGCAGTGCCTTGATATGGCGCTGTTTCAGCAGGCTCCATGCGGCGGAAGCACGCGTGGTTGCCGACACGGCGACGAGCGACCGCGACATGATGTCCGCGCAGGTCAGTTCATTGAACGTGCGGGCATAGGCCTGCAACTGCACGTCGCGCAGCAGGGATTCCAGATCGTCCGTATCGATATCGAGCAATTCGCCGCGCCGGTTCAGCACCGCTTCGAGGTCTGCGCGCGTGAAACCTTCGCTCGACGCCGAGGCCGATGCTCCCGCGCCTTTGAGCGAGCTCGCCTGGGCGACGTGGGGGTATCGATGCCCGGTAGCGGCGTGGTAGACGATGGCAGCGCATAGCAGCGTCACCGACTGGATCGCAATCGGCTCGGCCACGAAGCGATAGCCCAGCGCGTGCACCGCTGGACCGCCGAGAACCGCGGTCAGCGCAACGGCGCCCGACGGCGGGTGGACACAACGCAGCGCAAACATCGCACAAATCGCCAGCGCAACGGCCAAAGCGGCTGCGCCCACCGGATCGCCGATCCAGCTCGCACAGGCCACGCCGACCGTAGCGGAGACGATATTGCCGCCGATAATCGACCACGGTTGCGCGAGCGGACTTGCGGGAACCGCGAACAGCAGCACGGCCGAAGCGCCCATTGGTGCGACCAGCAATGGAATATTTGCCGCCGGTCCGAGAAGGACGTGCATGGTCCCGCCGGTGAACGCGATGCCGAGCAATGCGCCGACACACGATCTCAGGCGTTCCGGCCACCGGACGGCCATGGGATGCGGGGCGAAGCTGGCGAGCCAGCGGATGAGAGCGTAGCGGGACAAGGTTCGAATAGAAGAAAGAAGGCGATGCCGCGTTAGAGGAGGCCACACATTAAGGCCAAATCCTCGGGAAACGAAAGACTGCATCGTCATGATTATATTTCATTGTGATATAAAACTTCGTTCCGGGCTGCGGCAGCGCAGCAGACGTGCGGGCGGGCACGGGTCCGGGCTGGTCCGCGGGATGTTCCGCAGTTACGGCGCGCTTCCTGGCGTCAAGTCGGGTGTTTGCCGAACTCGCGGTGCAACGTCGCCAGCCACTGCGCGGACCTGCGTGCGTTGGGTCAGCCACGAGGCAAGAACCGAAGTCATGCCGCCGATAGCGGCGCCGACAAGTGCAGCCAGGGCAGAGATAACCGAAGCGTTCATGGACCATTCTCACGTTGTCATTCAGCTATCCATAATAATGCCGAGGTGTGTAATTTTGGAGTCGCCAGTCCGCAAAGGGAACGCGATGACGACCGCGTGGAAGCGATGCGTAACACCGCGCCGGCGAGCGTTCGTATCAACGGTCAGCTTTGGACCATGACCACGTGCGCCTGGATCTTACCGTCGACCGGCCCCGTGCCGAAGCGCTCGGCAATCGCAGTGGCGCATGCTGACGTCGCGTCATCCACGGCGCCGCCGGAGCGCGCCTCGATCTCACTGCGCAAAGGCGTGCCCTGACAAAGGCCGACGGCCGGCACAAGCGCAGATGCCGCACGGCTGCGCGCCGCAATGGTCTCGAAACGTGGAGCCGCGCTGAAGCCCGCATTCACGAGGTCGCGTGAAATGATCGCCGGGTCGAAATAACCGTACGGCGTGCGCGCCAAGAAAAGTGGAGGATCCGCCGGGAAGAGACCGGCGAGGGTTGCCGTGACGGTATTGGCAAACTCGTTTTCTTCAATGCGATCCCAGACGTTGAACAACAGCGCACCGTCGCGACGAAGTACGCGCCGAGCTTCGGCGAACGCATGCGCTTTGTCCGGAAAAAACATGGCCCCAAACTGGCAGACGACGACGTCGAAACTCGCGTCGTCGAACGGCAGGCGGGTCGCGTCTGCCTGTTGCCACCTCACTGGTCTCGAAGTGCCGATTGCGGCGGCGCGATCGAGCATCGGCTGATTCAGGTCGGTTGCAACTAGTTCGACATGCATGGGTAATGCATGCGCCATCGGGCGAGTCACTACGCCCGTGCCGGCCGCGGTCTCGAGCACGCGTGATGGCTGACGCCGGTCGACCCGGTTCGCCAGATCCGCGGCGTAGGGTTCGAAGAGCATCGGAACAAGGTGGCTCTCATAGAGCTCGGCGATCGAGCCGGTGAAGCGAGTATCGGTACCGAAGCTGTTCATACGCCTCCCTGCTGCTTTTCAGGCAATGTTAGGCGCAGCGGGGCGAATAGAACAGCCGTCTTGCCGGGTCTTCTTTGGCGGCAGCTTCGACGTACGCTTCGAGCGCCCATTGGTCGCGACACGGTGCGGCCACCGGGCATCCAGCGCGTTAGAATCAACCGGGATGAAGACACAGTACGGCGTGCCAACGTCGAAGCTCACCAACGATGCCGACGTTTCCGGAATCAGTCTTCGACACACTACGCTCGCAGCCAGCGATGGCGAACCATTGACGACCATGGCCGAATCCAATCCACCACTCACCTCGTCTGCGCCGCCGGCCGACACCGAACCGTTGCAGGATCCGGCGCTGCTGCGTCGCCTGCTGCGCGCCAAAGACCGAATGGACGCCGCTTCGCACGAGGCTTGGCCCGTCGATCGGCTGGCTACGGTCAGTGGCGTTTCCGAGGCCCATTTCGCGCGTTCCTTCAAGCGGGCTTTCGGCATCCCGCCACATCGCTACCTGTTGACGCGGCGCATCGAGCAAGCCAATACGCTGCTGCGCGACACGGCGCTCAGCATCACGGAAATCGCCTTCGCCACGGGCTGGGAGAGCCTGGGGACCTTTGGCCGCGTCTTCCGCGACATCAACGGTCGGAGCCCCAGCGCCATGCGCCGGGAGGCGCAGGCCGCCGTGCGGCAACTCGACCGCGTACCCGCCTGCGTTCTCAAGGCCGCCCAGCGTCCCGATCTCACCATCGCAGTTTTGGAGAAGCGGCGCCGCGAGGCCAAAGGTACATTGCCCACATCAACCAAGGAGGTCTCATGAACCAGGGTATCAGTGTGGTGGGCTTGTACGTCGACGATCAGGACGAAGCGCTCAAGTTCTATGTCGACAAACTCGGATTCCGCGTCCATACGGACGTGGCCAACGGCGCCTACCGGTGGCTAACGGTGCAGCATCCGGATCAGCCTTCTTTCCAGCTCGGGCTGTTCAGACCCGGTCCGCCCGTCCATGACGACGCCACCGCGCAGACCCTGCGTGCGATGGTCGCGAAGGGCGCCATGCCGCCACTCGTCCTGCTGGTGTCCGATTGCCGCGCGAGCTACGCTCATCTGAAGGCAAGTGGCGTGGAATTCACCCAGGAGCCGGTGGACCGTTTTGGCAGCGTCGATGCAGGTTTTCGCGACCCCGCCGGTAACGGTTGGAAGATGATTCAGGAGCCGCGAAGCGGGACGTGAATAGCCACTCCCGTCGTGTCGATGCTACCGTCGTTCGGGTATCAGGTAGCGGGGAATTGAGCCCACTTGCCAGTGGAGCGCTTGAGCACTGATCGGCAGAGGCGTATCGACACCTTGCCAGTCACGTTGTATGTATTTTCCCGGCGGCAGGGTCACGACTGCG
Coding sequences within:
- a CDS encoding chloride channel protein, which encodes MSFDTHKRDFSVNARLPGISALAAGIGALSTLAAFVLLSLIHLFTNLFFFQQFSFADRSPAVNTLGVWVVVIPVIGGLIVGLMARYGSEKIRGHGIPEAIEAILFGKSRMSPKVAILKPLSSGIVIGSGGPFGAEGPIIMTGGALGSLIAQCVKVTAAERKTLLVAGAAAGMTAVFGTPVAAVLLAVELLLFEWRPRSFLPVALACAVAGFARAAFFGTGPLFPLETAPPGALSLLSCVVAGLLSGALASGLSAALYKVEDLFGKLPIHWMWWPALGGLVVGIGGFLEPRALGVGYDVIGDLLHQHIAIQIALAILIVKAVIWVVALGSGTSGGVLAPLLMLGAGLGVLLGHVLPGGEPALWPLVCMAATLGATLGAPLTAIVFAFGLTHDSNALLPLLAATLIAHGFATVVMKRSIMTEKIARRGYHIYREYGVDPLERHHVDEVMSRTVKTIDGDMSVAEALATYFGATQTHRAYPVVRQGALVGVVDRAVLEAIRDDETHNTLDSRLADILRHRSPTFALPGETCRLVATRLAVHGLERLPVVADSTTLQLIGIVSRSDLIKPSLAHFDEEHKKERFRRLRMHTGKRHFPPVP
- a CDS encoding MarR family winged helix-turn-helix transcriptional regulator; the encoded protein is MKTLTRGLTKANFEQLSEFRYQMRRFERFSEQAAQGEGITPLQYLLLLHIKGYPERDWATVGELAERLQAQHHGVVALVSRCEALDLVRRKVSETDRRQVEVHLLKAGEQVLARLAEMHRAELKSLKGAFNVPQIDI
- a CDS encoding HPP family protein, giving the protein MSRYALIRWLASFAPHPMAVRWPERLRSCVGALLGIAFTGGTMHVLLGPAANIPLLVAPMGASAVLLFAVPASPLAQPWSIIGGNIVSATVGVACASWIGDPVGAAALAVALAICAMFALRCVHPPSGAVALTAVLGGPAVHALGYRFVAEPIAIQSVTLLCAAIVYHAATGHRYPHVAQASSLKGAGASASASSEGFTRADLEAVLNRRGELLDIDTDDLESLLRDVQLQAYARTFNELTCADIMSRSLVAVSATTRASAAWSLLKQRHIKALPVTDEKQHVIGIVTRADLVDKRAFGKAPGQTSPMKRWFRRSVTPAPLVGALMNVDVQTVEGTTPIVELVPVFANYGHHHIPVLDSQQRLAGMITQADLIAGLYRQAYARQRTAA
- a CDS encoding class I SAM-dependent methyltransferase; protein product: MNSFGTDTRFTGSIAELYESHLVPMLFEPYAADLANRVDRRQPSRVLETAAGTGVVTRPMAHALPMHVELVATDLNQPMLDRAAAIGTSRPVRWQQADATRLPFDDASFDVVVCQFGAMFFPDKAHAFAEARRVLRRDGALLFNVWDRIEENEFANTVTATLAGLFPADPPLFLARTPYGYFDPAIISRDLVNAGFSAAPRFETIAARSRAASALVPAVGLCQGTPLRSEIEARSGGAVDDATSACATAIAERFGTGPVDGKIQAHVVMVQS
- a CDS encoding helix-turn-helix domain-containing protein — its product is MAESNPPLTSSAPPADTEPLQDPALLRRLLRAKDRMDAASHEAWPVDRLATVSGVSEAHFARSFKRAFGIPPHRYLLTRRIEQANTLLRDTALSITEIAFATGWESLGTFGRVFRDINGRSPSAMRREAQAAVRQLDRVPACVLKAAQRPDLTIAVLEKRRREAKGTLPTSTKEVS
- a CDS encoding VOC family protein, whose amino-acid sequence is MNQGISVVGLYVDDQDEALKFYVDKLGFRVHTDVANGAYRWLTVQHPDQPSFQLGLFRPGPPVHDDATAQTLRAMVAKGAMPPLVLLVSDCRASYAHLKASGVEFTQEPVDRFGSVDAGFRDPAGNGWKMIQEPRSGT